The following are from one region of the Alkalimarinus sediminis genome:
- a CDS encoding NGG1p interacting factor NIF3 → MYKISFYVPEMQLEPVKHALFKAGAGKIGDYEHCCWQVKGVGQFKPLAGSQPFIGEVGRCEVLDEYKVEMVCDSKFITEVIESLKQAHPYEEPAYEVIELLDF, encoded by the coding sequence ATGTATAAGATAAGTTTTTATGTCCCCGAAATGCAATTAGAGCCCGTTAAGCATGCTTTGTTTAAAGCGGGGGCAGGAAAGATTGGGGATTATGAACACTGTTGTTGGCAGGTAAAGGGTGTAGGGCAATTTAAGCCATTAGCGGGTAGTCAGCCATTTATTGGAGAGGTAGGGCGGTGTGAAGTGTTGGATGAGTACAAGGTTGAGATGGTGTGCGACAGTAAATTTATCACTGAGGTTATTGAATCATTGAAGCAGGCTCACCCCTACGAAGAGCCTGCCTATGAAGTAATCGAGTTACTTGATTTTTAA